CTGGCGGTACCATCGGTGTTACTTTCTGCAATGGTAAAAATGCCATACGCTCAAAGAATGACGCTACCTCCGGGTGCTCTTTGATCTGGTCTAACTTCATATTAAAGAACTCTGCACTTCCCGGTACATACATCGGAAGAACATACTGTTTCTCATGCTTTGGATTTTCCCAGTTGTATTCCAAAAGACCGATATTGCTCATCTCCTGCAGCAATTCTTCGAGTGCTTTCTCTTCTTTTCCGGTTGCTTTTACGATCTGCGCTAATGTCATCGGCTTACGCACTTTCATTTTCAGTGCAACCTCTGCCATCTCATCGGTCACAAGTGCCTCTAAACCATAATATTCCGGATCTTCTGCTGTCACCGTATGACCGATGCGGTCAGTGATCTTCTGTCCTAATTTTAAGATCAGCTCTCTCGGCTGTTCCGGTGGTGTGTACTCAAACTTTTTCATGCGTGTTCCTCCTCTTTCCATGCAGCTGTTTCTGTTTTCAGCCAGTCTGCCCATTCTTCAATACCCTCTCCGGTCTTTGCACAGATCGGGATGATCTTTGCATTCGGATTGCGCATTAAGATATTCTTTTTACACTGTTCCAGATCAAAATCAAAATAAGGCATCACATCTATTTTGTTGATCAGTACAACATCGCAGATAGAAAACATCAGCGGATATTTTAAAGGCTTATCATGTCCTTCCGGCACAGATAAGATCATTGCATTTTTAACAGCACCTGTGTCAAACTCTGCTGGACATACCAGATTGCCGACATTCTCTAAAATAACCAGTTCCACATCATCTGTCCCAAGTCCTTTTAATCCCTGTCCCGTCATATCTGCATCCAGATGACACATGCCGCCTGTATGAAGCTGGATCGCTTTTGCTCCGGTCTTTAAAATCGTCTCTGCATCCACATCTGAATCAATATCTGCTTCCATGACACCGATCTTTAAATCATCTTTCAGTGCCTCGATCGTGCGTGTTAACGTCGTTGTTTTGCCCGATCCAGGTGATGACATAAGGTTCAGTAAGAACACACCATCTTTTTTCAGTTCTTCGCGGAGCAAT
The Roseburia rectibacter DNA segment above includes these coding regions:
- the hypB gene encoding hydrogenase nickel incorporation protein HypB, with protein sequence MGNVRILEVKQSIFESNDKQAALLREELKKDGVFLLNLMSSPGSGKTTTLTRTIEALKDDLKIGVMEADIDSDVDAETILKTGAKAIQLHTGGMCHLDADMTGQGLKGLGTDDVELVILENVGNLVCPAEFDTGAVKNAMILSVPEGHDKPLKYPLMFSICDVVLINKIDVMPYFDFDLEQCKKNILMRNPNAKIIPICAKTGEGIEEWADWLKTETAAWKEEEHA